The uncultured Cohaesibacter sp. region GTCGACCGGCTGACATAGGCCATGCGCGCCTTGATGGTCAAAGCACCTTCACGGCCCCGGACACGATCCACATTGCCCAACTTGGAGAGCGCAGTGCGTACCTGCTTATAAGTTGGTGCGAGGTCCCTGTTCTCCAGAGTATCAACATAAGCGCCAAGAGCTTCCGCAATGGTTGGCTTTGAAGGACGGGCATAGAATTTGAGAAAATCGCCGAACCATTCGACCTCGTTAAGGGGCTTGGCCTTTTTCTTGATCTGAGGTGCGAGAGCGGTAACACCACCCTCGTCGCGAGCCGAGAACCATCCATAGATGGAGCGCAAGGAAAGACCATTTTTCCTCTCGATGCTCTTCCGCGCAGCGTCATCGATGGCCGCGTAGTCACATTTCTGTTGGCTGTGCTCATCGCTGGTCGGCAGACCGGATCGGTACAGGGTAAGATCTTCCAGAAACTGCAAAATGGCTTTTCGGCGAGACAGGTCTATGAGAATAGAACGGCGCTCAATTTCGATCAGAAGAGCAGCCCGAGCTTCCATCATGGTGCGCTGACGAGCGTTAAGGTCATTCTCGCCTTTGACAGCAATTGCCGTCTGTCTTTGCACACGTGCTTTCTTAAGAGCGAGCTTGTCCAAAGAGATTCGCTTATCTAGATCCGCACGTGCGGGTTCAGGAAGTAAATCGATATGATATTCCCAGCCACCACCACCTTTGCGCCCAGCGCGCTTACGAGCACATGAAGTGGCTTGCCAATCCGCCCTGTCTGCGCGGCCTAGAATGCCACGCTCACTTCCCGGAAGCCCCTGCAACTTCAGCTCAGCCAGCTCCCGTGCAGTAAACCACTCACGCATGGTGCCATTTTCAACGATGGAGATTGCTGATGTCATTTGCTCAGCCTCCATTCCTTATCACGGCTGGCGATGAACTGTTCCAATGCCTCCTTCTTCTCAAGCGCCAATTCTCGTTCAATAAGGGGCTGATATTTTTGATCAACAACAATCATGTTGGTATCTGTAATCAGTTCGTTGAGCATCTCTGCGCTGCCCAGAATTCGGGCCAGAGCAAAATAGCGGTATGCAGAAATGTTGTTGTTTTCCCGTGCCTCCGAGGTCCAGGCATCCATGCTATCCCGGCTGATTTCTTCACCGAGAAACTCAGATAGCTGAGCGGCAATATCCTCTCGGCTCCGTCCATCCTCTTTGAGGGACTCGGCTAATACACGGCAGACTTTCCGGGCAAGGGATGAGGCACGCACACGAGTTTCCTCAAAGCGGGGAGCTACCTTGGGGGGCTCCCAACTAAGAAGATCGCCAGTCATTTTGTCGCCACGTGCTTTTGCCATGAGGAAAGTGGACCTTCAGCGTTTCGGTTTAGGAGGTTTGCTTTTGGTTTGAGCGGCTTCGATGGAACGGAGTTGAGCCACCAGATCCCCCAGCTCATGAGAGCCAGTCACTTCAAGATCGATTCTCAAGGAGCCTTTGCCGGAAAGGGACCAATTTTTGAGCCGCACGCCGTCTCGAGCGCTCCAAAGCAATGAGCGGAAGCGCAGATCTTCTTGGTTGCTTACGACTTCACCACTCGTCGTTTCAGAGGTCATTCATCTAGCCTCCTGAGAACTAGCCAGCCACTAAGAGACCAACAGCCCAAAATCAAAGTGCTCTGAAAAAGAACGAGAGATGAGAACGCCATCAGGTCTCGGAAAGCATTCTCTGTTCCGGAATAGTCGAAGCACCGATAAAACCATTTGAAACCGCGAGCTCCTGCATCAGTTCCGATATGAAACGCTGACAAAAACCACTTCATGCTGCGGCCTCGTTGTCAGCTAGAGTTGCAACTTTTTGACTGGTGCAAGGACCATGACGTCTGCTATCGTAAATGCGATGAGACGTTGCTGATTTGGGGTAGCGATCAGGCCACAGCTCTTCGGCTGGAACACCAATGGCCCATGAAATGGCTTTCTCGCCAGTAGAATTGGGGCGGTCCAGTGCGACGCTGATGTTGGTTCGGTGACAACCGAACCGTTCACCAAGGGCGGTAAAGGTCCAGCCCTGTCTGTGAAGCTCGGCTTTGATGGCAAACTTGTCCCATTTACGCTTCGGCATAATGTCTCCTCGTGAAAAGCGGGCTGCGGGAACAGGCCGCTTTTTTCTGAACTATGCAGTTAGCTTTAGTGGCTGCCTGCTGTGATTAACGAACGAAGACAAATTCGCATAAAAGAACGAACTTATCAAGACTATAGTGCGAATTTTATTCTATTCAGACCTAGAATTCATTCTATTGAGCGGATTTAGCCGCTTAATAAATTGAATTATAAGGATTTTCTCGGTGGTCTGAAGTTTAAATTAAGGTCTGAAAACATAGTCAGACCTTGAAAATTTGAGGTCTGAAGTGCTTAAAGAGAGACTCAAACAGCTGGTTGGACAAGAAAGTGTCCTCTCATTCGCACAAAAGTGCGAAATTGGTGAGAGTTCGATGCGCAAGTATTTGGATGGGCGCGTTCCTGGCCTCGATAAAGCAGCTCAGATCGCAAAGGCTTGCAATGTCAGTCTCCAATGGCTTGCCACTGGCGAGGGGGCAATGCGGCCGGAAGAACAAGTGGCTCAGAAATCTGACGAATATATCGGTATTCCGCGCTACGATGCTTCTCTATCAGCCGGAAATGGCTTCTGGAATATCGATACAGCGCATGAGCTTGATCATATTCCTTTTACCGCCGAGTTTCTGAGAAGACGCCTAGGGCGCAGCAATCCTGACGACTTGATCATTTTAACCGCAAATGGCGACAGCATGGAGCCATTGATCGGTGATGGTGACCTGGTGATGGTTGACCAAAAGAAGAATGAACTAACTGATGGGGTGTTTGCCTTTGTTCTCAATGGCATGGCTCGCGTCAAACGCCTTAACCAGACATTGGCCGGTGATTTGGAAGTGATGAGTGAAAACCCGCTCTATCGCACTGAAGTCTTCAGAAAAGATGACTTGATCAACTTCCAGCTAATCGGCAAAGTCGTTTGGTGTGGCCATCATTTTGCTCGCTAGCTGAACATTTCCAAACGTCTGTGCAAAGAAAATGGTCCTTTTCAGTGCCATTCGCTCATTCTTGTGCAAAGTCGGATTTTTAGTGTCTGTCAAAATTCACAAGTCTTTTCAAGAACCTGTTGTGTTTCTGGCGGTTTTTTCTTTGTGCAATCTGACAGGTTCCCCCACAAGTGTTCGTTTGGTCTTTTGGCTGTGCCCGCAGTTTTCCCCCTCTCGTGCATTGGCAAAGTGCTTTGCCCAAAAAAAGACCCCGTTTCCGGGGCCAAGAGAGGCACTGGCAGAGGATTGCCAGTGCATGTGTTTTAGGGCTTATTTGAAGAGATACGGCAACGTGGTCGAAATCGGTTCAATCATCGTGATCATCAGCAAGGCGACGATCAGGGCGCCCAGATAGGGGGCGGTCGACTTCATGACCTTTTCCAAGGGCACCTTGGTAATGGCACTGGCCACGAACAGATCCAGCCCTACCGGAGGCGTAATGCAGCCGATGGCAAGGTTGACGACCATGATGACGCCGAAATGGATCGGATCGATGCCCATGTTGAGGGCGACCGGCAGGAAGATCGGGGTCAGGATGACCACCGCAGCCGACGCATTCACAAGGGTTCCCAATACCAGAAGTAGCACGTTCATGATCAGCAGGAAGACGATGCCTGAACTGGTGAACTGGATGATGGCTTCACCGATCATGTGCGGGATCTGCAGGTTGGTCATCAGCCAGCCGAAGACCTTGGCAGCGCCCACAAGGAACATGATGAGCGTTGTGCCGATCACCGCCTTGAAGACGATTTCAGGGAAATCCCGAATGGCCAGCTCTTTATAGATAAACAGACCGACCAGGATGCCATAGACCGCAGCAACAGCCGCCGCTTCCGTTGGCGTGAAAATACCCGAATAGATGCCGCCGATAATGATGACCGGGGTCATCAGAGCCCAGAAGGCGTCCTTGAGGGCCAGAGCGAGGCGTTTGCAGGAAAAAGACCCGTCGGGGGGGATCTGGCCTTTCTTGGCAAGGTACCAGCCCATGCCGCACATGGCGCCGCCCATCAGAAGGCCCGGAACAACACCAGCCATGAAGAGATCGCCGATCGAGACGTTGGCAATAACCCCATACACAACGAAGGTGATGGAAGGCGGAATGACGATGCCCACCGTACCGGCCGCAGCCACGATGCCGGTAGCCATTTCGCGTTTATAGCCCTTCTGCTCCATTTCGTTGACCATGGTCGAGCCGATGGCCGCCGTGGTCGCAGCGGAAGACCCGGAAATGGCCGCAAAGAACATGCCCGCCACAGCCACGGCCTGAGCCAGACCTCCGGTAAAGGAGCCGACCATGGCTTGCGCCACATTGACCAGACGCGAGGTCACACCACCCGCCGACATGAAGGCTCCGGCGAGCATGAAGAAGGGCACCGCCATGAAGGAGAAGGAATCGATGCCGGAGAAGAGGTTGTTGGTAATGAGAACCTGTGGCAGGTCCATGTAGAACGCCAGAACGAAGGAGACCGAAAGAGCCAGGGCATAAGCCACCGGCACACCGATCAGCGCCATCGCGACGAAGGAAAGAATAAGTGCAGCTTCCATAAGTTCAGTCTCCCGCTAGTCCGTTACAACCGATGTGTCATCGGTATTGTCGTCTTCAGCCTTGCCTGCAAGCGAGCGGAAGATGCTTATGGTGTCCTTGATGTGATACATCAACATGAGAACACCCGAGACGGGCATGATGATATAGACATAGCTCATCGATATGCCGAGGCCGGGGGAGGTTTGGAAGGTCATGGTTTGCGCCATTTTCCAGCCCTGCACGATCAGCAGTAGAATGAAGACATAGCCGCAGGCATTGATGAACAGATTGAGCAAAAAGCCGGGCTTGGTTCCGTTGAGCAGGCGTGGCACCAGCTCAACAGCGAGATGTCCGTCTTCTCCCATGATAAGCGCTGAGCCAAGGAAAACGACCCAGACGAACAGGAACCTGGCCAGCTCTTCAGACCACTCAAAAGAAAAGCCGAACACATAGCGTGTGATGACCTGTATGAAGATGATTGTCAGCATGACAAGCATCGCAATGACGGAAATCCCATACAGCAACTTGCGCAGGATTTTGAATATGGCGTCCATGAATTGAGACCTTTTATGGGGCCGGAGAAGCTTTCGGAAACGCTCCGGGCCAAGCCTTGTTGTTGATTGGATCATGAATTCGGGTGATGAGGCCCGAGGAGCCTTGCGCTGCGGACTGGCCTGATTGGCCAGAATGGATGTGCGCAGTGGGCTGACCCGGGCTCTTGCGACCGGGCCAGCCCCTGCCCAAGTTCGGCACGAGCCCTGATATTTGTTTATTTTGGGCTCTCTTGGGGCTGGCTTTTGTTATTCGGCCAGAGCGTTGATCTTGTCGATATTGTCCTGACCAACGGTGTCGGCGAACATTTCGATCACAGGAGCCGTAGCAGCCTTGAATTTGGAGCGATCAACATCGATGACTTCCATTTTGCCAGTTGCGATGATCTGATCCCAATATTCATTGTCCTGCTCTTCAGAGATCTGGCGCTGCCATGCAATAGCTTCCTTGGCGGCGTCCTGAATGATGGCTTTCTGCTCATCATTGAGCTTTGCCCAGCTGATCATGGAAATGATCATCGGTTCCGGAGAATAGGCGTGTGCAGTCTTGGAGGCATATTTCTGGACTTCATAGAAGCGTTTGGTGAAGATATGCGCTGAAGGGTTTTCCTGACCGTCCACCGTGCCCTGCTGCATGGCAGAATAGAGTTCGCTGAAGGCCATGGGGGTTGGAGAAGCACCCAGAGATTTCATCATTTCAACAAAGATCTTGTTGGTCATGACGCGGATCTTCAGGCCTTCCATGTCGGCCGGTTCCTTGATGGGGCGGACATTGTTGGTAACGTGGCGGATGCCGTTTTCCATATAGCCCAGCAGCTTGATGCCGCGGCCTTCCAATTCCTTGCCAAGCTCCATGCCGACGCTATCCAGAGACTTGTAGGCATGCGGCCGGTCGTTGAAGATGAAGGGAAGGTCGAAAATGGAAATCTGTGGCTGGAACTGGCCCAGAACAGCGGTTCCGACCAGAGCCATGTCAACAGCACCGAAAACCATGCCTTCGATCAGGTCTTTCTGACCGCCCAGCTGGGAGCTTGGAAAAACCTTGACTTCGATGGAGCCGTTGCTCTTTTCGTTGACGAGTTTGGCGAAATAGTCAGCGCCCTTGCCATATGGATGGTCAGGCACGGCAATGTGGCCGAGCTTGAGGGTGACATCGGCAGCAAAAGTCGGGGCTGCGAGCGAAAGGGCCATAAGGCCAGCGCCGAGAATACTTGCGAGACGGATCATTAGGTTTCCTCCCTATCCTGTCTTCAAAAAAGCCTGTTATTCGAATGTAGCTTCGACACCGCGAGGGTATCTGGTCTGTAAGCCGAACCGCCTTCATATCAACAAAAGCTGGATCAACCTGAGTTACTTATGGATCTTGCGATCCGTGTTTCATTTCATAATGGAGCGAGGCCTCACCTCACTCCCTCTATGCTCCTCCTTGATGGGATCTGTTGATCCTGAGCACGCCAGTTTCCGGTTACGATTGTGGAGTTCCGCCCAATGAGCTTGCGTGCTGCTTGTACAAACATCAGCAAGCCCCGTGCCAAATAGTAGCCGAAGGCGCATAAAAACGGTGTGTCGGAAGGCGCAAGCGGAGCTTCCAGCCTGATCGCTCAATCATTAACCATTTGTGACATAAGAGCTTTCTTTCCCGTTAGGAGGAGAAGGCGTCTCATGGTGATGCTGATTGATTTTTTCAAGAAGGGCTCAAAGAAAATTAGAAGAGAGCAGCAGCCTTGATCCTTAGTCTAAGGAGAGGGTGCGGTTTTGTGCGGATTTCCAGACACGCTCAGGAGCGAGTGTCACGATATCCGCACAGATTTGGGTGGAGTGCGGGGACAAGATGCCACATGGACATGTGAAAACCGGCAAAAAGTCAGTTTTGGCCCCTTCCTTCTATCGAGCGCCTCGACGCTTGCTCCGTTATGTGTATAAAGTTGAAGGGTTGGAGGAGGGCAAGAAGAGCGGTTCGCGGGTGGCATGGTCCGTAAAAGGAACAGCACGATGAACTGCCCGCCGTGGTGAGGACCTTGCGGTTTGCCCTGTCAGAGAGGACCAAGGCGTGGACCAAATCGATATTTCGATACTTTACATCGAAGACGATAAAAGCGTGCAATTTGCGTATCAGCAATCCATGGAAATGGCTGGCTTTACCGTTCTTACGGCAGACAATGCGGAAGACGGGTTGAAGCTGGTGCGAAAGCATCCGGCCTCGGTCGTTCTGACCGACATTCGCCTGCCGGGCATGTCTGGCGTCAAGCTGATGGAAAAGGTACTCGCCATTGATCCGGCCATCCCTGTGGTGCTGATCACGGGGCATGGCGATGTGGAAATGGCGGTCAATGCCATGAAGCAGGGCGCCCATGACTTTATCGAAAAACCATGCAGCAACAAGCGCCTGACGGAAATCCTGCAACGAGCGGTCGACAAGCGTCGGCTGGAGCTGGAGAATGTCCAGTCACGCTTGCAGCAAAAGGCGGCCAATGGTCCCGTGATGATCGGCTCGAGCAAGGCGATGAACCGTATTCGGGAGATGATCCTGAATATCTCGGATACAGATGCTGATGTGCTGGTGCAGGGCGAAACGGGCACGGGCAAGGAAGTGGTGGCCAATGCCATCCATATGTGGAGCGATCGGCGCAATGCCAATTTCGTGCCGCTGAACTGCGCCGCATTTCCCGACAGTCTGTTTGAAAGCGAAATGTTTGGTCATGAGGCTGGCACCTTCACGGGCGCTACCAAAAAGCGGATCGGCAAGGTGGAATATGCGCACAAGGGCACGCTGTTTCTTGATGAGATTGAAAGCATGCCGCTGGATATTCAGGCCAAATTTCTGCGCGTGCTGCAAGAGCGCACCGTTGAGCGGCTGGGCAACAATATACTCGTGCCGGTCGATTGCCGCGTGGTGGCAGCCACGAAGGAAGATCTCCAGGAACTGAGCGAAAAGAAAGCCTTTCGCTCCGACCTCTATTATCGGCTGAATGTCGTTACCATTCACCTGCCGCCCCTGCGCGAGCGGCGCGAAGACATTCCCGAGCTGTTTTATCATTTTGCCTTTCAGGCTGCCCAGCAATATCGGCGCCCGATGCCGGACATCAAGCCCGAGCTTATTATCTGGCTGCAAACCCAGAAATGGCCGGGCAATGTGCGCGAGCTGAAACACTTCGCCGACCGCTATATTCTCGGTTTTGTGCCCCCTGAGACGGACGGCTTCTCTATTTCGGATGAAAATCGCATGAGTCTCACGGAATGTCTGGATTCCTTTGAAAAGCAATTGATCGAAGACGCCCTGCGTCAGACCGGTGGTCATGTCGGCTCGGCTGCCAAGCAGTTGTTGCTGCCGCGCAAGACCCTGTATGACAAGCTCAATCGCCACGACATCAAGCCAGATGCCTTTCGCTCGGGCAATTAGATTGGTTGGATCTGCAGGCCTTTAGAAAGCCTTGACGCCTAGAGCGTATCTTCAGAAGGAACTTGCGCCGCATCGATCCATTCGCGCCATTTTATGATGAATTCGGCACCGCCTGCGGCAAGATTCTGCGCCTTGATGGAGCCGCCGGAATTCTCGACGATGCCCTTGATGATCGCCAGCCCAAGTCCAGTGCCCCGTTGCTTGGTGGAGAAGTAGGACTCAAAGATCCGCGTCGGATCGGAAATACCGCAGCCATTGTCGCGCACCCGCACCTGCACCTTGCCCTCTTCTTTACTGATCAGGATGAGCAATCTCTTCTTTTCACGATTACTCATGGCGTCAAGCGCATTGGTGATCAGGTTGCTGAAAATCTGCTCCAGACCGATGTCGTTGCAGGGCACCTGAATGACATTATGGCTGGCCTGAAACTCCAGTTGCACATTGCTCTTCTTCAGTGTGGCCTGAAACAGCTTGATGGAAGAGTTGGCCACCAACACGATGTTGGCATTGCCGCTTGAGATGCGATGGCGGCTGGCAAAGGATTTGAGTTCCGATATCTGCTGCGTCATGCGCTCGATATGAGAGGCCACCAGCGCCAGATTTTCGTCCACCTGCGGATAGAGCTTGCGCTCGAGCAACAGCCGGGAGGTGTCAAGCAGCATATAAATGGCCGAAAGCGGCTGGTTGAATTCATGCGCCAGTTCTGTCGCCATCTGGCCAATCGAGGCCAGCTTGCTGTTTTCAACCAGCTGGTTTTGCAGTTTCTGGATGCTGCGCTTGTATTTGTTGCGGAAGTTTCGATAGGCAAACAGGATGATGCCATAGATCAGCAAAGCCAGAAGGACAGCAAGTACGGCCAGCGCATAATAATAGTGTGTGCTTTGCAGGGATAGGATGGTCCAGCCATAGTCGAGAATGTCCTCTTCGATGGAGAAGATGCCCGGAAGCGCGCAGCCGAACATGGAATTGCTGTAGAAGGTCATATCGCCCACGCTGTAGCAGCGCGACAGGGCAATCGGGCTCAGCAGATGCCGGACAAACTGCTTCTCCGAGTCCACTTTGTCGATGGCTCGCTCGCTGATATCGCCAAGCGTCTTGTTCTTCCATGCCTTGTTGGAACTCAGGAAGATGATGTTATGGACGTCCGAGACGATGATTTCATCAGGGCCGGACGCCCAGACATCCTCAAGATCGGAAAGATTGATCTCGATTGTGATGGTGCCGATGATCTCTCCGCCCGACTTCAACCCGTAAGAAATGAAGTAGCCCGGGGTGAGAGACGTGATGCCGACCCCGTAGAACTGGCCAAGTCTTCCTGCCATTGCAGCCTTGAAATAGGGCCTGAACCCATAATTTTTGCCGATATAGCTATCGGGCCTGTCCCAGTTGCTTGAGGCGATGGCCTTG contains the following coding sequences:
- a CDS encoding DctP family TRAP transporter solute-binding subunit; the encoded protein is MIRLASILGAGLMALSLAAPTFAADVTLKLGHIAVPDHPYGKGADYFAKLVNEKSNGSIEVKVFPSSQLGGQKDLIEGMVFGAVDMALVGTAVLGQFQPQISIFDLPFIFNDRPHAYKSLDSVGMELGKELEGRGIKLLGYMENGIRHVTNNVRPIKEPADMEGLKIRVMTNKIFVEMMKSLGASPTPMAFSELYSAMQQGTVDGQENPSAHIFTKRFYEVQKYASKTAHAYSPEPMIISMISWAKLNDEQKAIIQDAAKEAIAWQRQISEEQDNEYWDQIIATGKMEVIDVDRSKFKAATAPVIEMFADTVGQDNIDKINALAE
- a CDS encoding helix-turn-helix transcriptional regulator, giving the protein MLKERLKQLVGQESVLSFAQKCEIGESSMRKYLDGRVPGLDKAAQIAKACNVSLQWLATGEGAMRPEEQVAQKSDEYIGIPRYDASLSAGNGFWNIDTAHELDHIPFTAEFLRRRLGRSNPDDLIILTANGDSMEPLIGDGDLVMVDQKKNELTDGVFAFVLNGMARVKRLNQTLAGDLEVMSENPLYRTEVFRKDDLINFQLIGKVVWCGHHFAR
- a CDS encoding TRAP transporter large permease, which translates into the protein MEAALILSFVAMALIGVPVAYALALSVSFVLAFYMDLPQVLITNNLFSGIDSFSFMAVPFFMLAGAFMSAGGVTSRLVNVAQAMVGSFTGGLAQAVAVAGMFFAAISGSSAATTAAIGSTMVNEMEQKGYKREMATGIVAAAGTVGIVIPPSITFVVYGVIANVSIGDLFMAGVVPGLLMGGAMCGMGWYLAKKGQIPPDGSFSCKRLALALKDAFWALMTPVIIIGGIYSGIFTPTEAAAVAAVYGILVGLFIYKELAIRDFPEIVFKAVIGTTLIMFLVGAAKVFGWLMTNLQIPHMIGEAIIQFTSSGIVFLLIMNVLLLVLGTLVNASAAVVILTPIFLPVALNMGIDPIHFGVIMVVNLAIGCITPPVGLDLFVASAITKVPLEKVMKSTAPYLGALIVALLMITMIEPISTTLPYLFK
- a CDS encoding helix-turn-helix domain-containing protein is translated as MPKRKWDKFAIKAELHRQGWTFTALGERFGCHRTNISVALDRPNSTGEKAISWAIGVPAEELWPDRYPKSATSHRIYDSRRHGPCTSQKVATLADNEAAA
- a CDS encoding ATP-binding protein; the protein is MVEKLIPFIRIKSFHLLIITLLILIISFPFYEEMKNRINASKLIINMYKSSLESSIYQYKFLPFILSQNQKIVDIATGDLDRVESGYFLQRVKYATNVATVFVQDKSGKAIASSNWDRPDSYIGKNYGFRPYFKAAMAGRLGQFYGVGITSLTPGYFISYGLKSGGEIIGTITIEINLSDLEDVWASGPDEIIVSDVHNIIFLSSNKAWKNKTLGDISERAIDKVDSEKQFVRHLLSPIALSRCYSVGDMTFYSNSMFGCALPGIFSIEEDILDYGWTILSLQSTHYYYALAVLAVLLALLIYGIILFAYRNFRNKYKRSIQKLQNQLVENSKLASIGQMATELAHEFNQPLSAIYMLLDTSRLLLERKLYPQVDENLALVASHIERMTQQISELKSFASRHRISSGNANIVLVANSSIKLFQATLKKSNVQLEFQASHNVIQVPCNDIGLEQIFSNLITNALDAMSNREKKRLLILISKEEGKVQVRVRDNGCGISDPTRIFESYFSTKQRGTGLGLAIIKGIVENSGGSIKAQNLAAGGAEFIIKWREWIDAAQVPSEDTL
- a CDS encoding TRAP transporter small permease, giving the protein MDAIFKILRKLLYGISVIAMLVMLTIIFIQVITRYVFGFSFEWSEELARFLFVWVVFLGSALIMGEDGHLAVELVPRLLNGTKPGFLLNLFINACGYVFILLLIVQGWKMAQTMTFQTSPGLGISMSYVYIIMPVSGVLMLMYHIKDTISIFRSLAGKAEDDNTDDTSVVTD
- a CDS encoding sigma-54 dependent transcriptional regulator encodes the protein MDQIDISILYIEDDKSVQFAYQQSMEMAGFTVLTADNAEDGLKLVRKHPASVVLTDIRLPGMSGVKLMEKVLAIDPAIPVVLITGHGDVEMAVNAMKQGAHDFIEKPCSNKRLTEILQRAVDKRRLELENVQSRLQQKAANGPVMIGSSKAMNRIREMILNISDTDADVLVQGETGTGKEVVANAIHMWSDRRNANFVPLNCAAFPDSLFESEMFGHEAGTFTGATKKRIGKVEYAHKGTLFLDEIESMPLDIQAKFLRVLQERTVERLGNNILVPVDCRVVAATKEDLQELSEKKAFRSDLYYRLNVVTIHLPPLRERREDIPELFYHFAFQAAQQYRRPMPDIKPELIIWLQTQKWPGNVRELKHFADRYILGFVPPETDGFSISDENRMSLTECLDSFEKQLIEDALRQTGGHVGSAAKQLLLPRKTLYDKLNRHDIKPDAFRSGN